Proteins encoded by one window of Musa acuminata AAA Group cultivar baxijiao chromosome BXJ2-9, Cavendish_Baxijiao_AAA, whole genome shotgun sequence:
- the LOC135622334 gene encoding phosphopantothenoylcysteine decarboxylase-like yields MMANIEIASENMKHDNIQPVKPRILLAVSGSVAAIKFEILCRSFLEWAEVRAVATKSSLHFLDKASFPKDVILYTDDDEWSSWKKIGDGVLHIELRKWADIMVIAPLSANSLAKIAGGLCDNLLTCIVRAWDYSKPIFVAPAMNTFMWNNPFTKRHLDAINELGVNLIPPVTKRLACGDYGNGAMAEPSVIYSTVRLSYKPPLNGSS; encoded by the exons ATGATGGCTAATATCGAAATAGCATCAGAAAATATGAAGCATGACAATATTCAGCCTGTTAAACCAAGGATCCTGTTGGCTGTGTCTGGAAGTGTTGCTGCTATTAAATTTGAGATTTTATGCCGTAGTTTTCTGGAGTGGGCAGAAGTTAGGGCAGTTGCTACCAAATCATCCTTGCATTTTCTCGATAAAGCATCATTCCCCAAGGATGTGATCCTTTACACAGACGATGATGAATGGTCTAGTTGGAAGAAGATTGGGGATGGAGTATTGCACATTGAGCTTCGGAAATGGGCTGATATCATGGTTATTGCCCCACTGTCAGCAAATTCTCttgcaaag ATTGCAGGAGGATTGTGTGACAACCTACTGACGTGTATTGTGCGAGCCTGGGACTACAGCAAGCCTATATTTGTTGCTCCTGCTATGAACACCTTCATGTGGAATAATCCCTTTACAAAGCGCCATCTAGATGCAATCAACGAGCTTGGTGTTAATCTCATCCCTCCTGTCACCAAGAGGTTGGCATGCGGAGATTATGGAAACGGTGCAATGGCTGAACCTTCTGTAATTTATTCTACCGTGAGACTTTCATACAAACCACCACTTAATGGGTCAAGTTGA
- the LOC103996740 gene encoding uncharacterized protein LOC103996740, with protein sequence MASFGLGKMSDFLLPTLSRKRDVDCIIRDTLDKILVLRFGRAADPLCLHFDEILSKTSREVSKFATIALVDVDSEEIQVYVKYFDITLIPSTVFFFNAHHMKMDSGTADHTKWVGSFHSKQDLIDVVEAIFRGAMKGKLIVSCPLPPERIPRFQLLFKDV encoded by the exons ATGGCGTCGTTTGGGTTGGGAAAGATGAGCGACTTCCTTCTGCCGACGCTGTCGCGGAAGCGCGACGTGGACTGCATCATCCGCGACACCCTCGACAAGATCCTCGTCCTCCGCTTCGGCCGCGCCGCCGATCCTCTGTGCCTCCACTTCGACGAAATC CTCTCCAAGACCTCTCGTGAGGTCTCTAAGTTCGCGACGATCGCGCTGGTGGACGTCGACTCCGAGGAGATTCAGGTCTACGTCAAgtacttcgatatcaccttgataCCCTCCACCGTCTTCTTCTTCAATGCTCATCATATGAAGATGGACTCCGG GACTGCTGATCATACTAAGTGGGTTGGATCTTTTCATAGCAAACAAGACTTAATCGATGTTGTTGAG GCTATATTTAGAGGGGCGATGAAAGGCAAGCTGATCGTTAGCTGTCCACTTCCACCAGAGAGGATACCCAGATTTCAGCTGCTCTTCAAGGACGTGTAG
- the LOC135623966 gene encoding zinc finger AN1 domain-containing stress-associated protein 15-like produces the protein MARESCNLDKDEAEILKPSSPSPSTPAPPSSSPLPPSLFLKPCEQSPNPRTETSATETAVAASTTPKTDKESKPEEESKPQVKFINGCSTCGRKVGLTGFRCRCGDLFCGRHRYSDTHDCSFDYKALGREEIAKANPVVKAAKIIKI, from the coding sequence ATGGCTCGAGAAAGTTGTAATCTTGACAAAGACGAAGCCGAAATCCTCAAACCTTCCTCCCCTTCCCCGTCGACCCCCGCTCCTCCATCATCGTCCCCGTTACCCCCGTCTCTGTTCTTGAAACCTTGCGAGCAATCACCGAACCCGAGAACGGAGACTTCGGCTACGGAGACCGCCGTCGCGGCATCTACCACGCCCAAGACCGACAAGGAGTCGAAGCCTGAGGAGGAATCCAAACCGCAGGTAAAATTCATCAACGGGTGCTCCACTTGCGGGAGAAAGGTGGGGCTGACCGGATTCCGGTGCCGATGCGGGGATCTCTTCTGCGGTCGCCACCGGTATTCCGACACTCATGATTGCTCATTCGATTACAAGGCGTTGGGGAGGGAGGAGATTGCTAAGGCTAATCCTGTGGTTAAAGCTGCCAAGATCATCAAGATCTAG